The DNA segment AATACAACCGTACTACACTAAAACTAAACTATGAAAACACATCACTATATACTTCTCACGACACTGCTTTTTATTGTTGTATTTTATGACCAGAATGTGGGTCTTAATCTCGGAATTATCGGAATTATTTATGCCGTACTTACACTTTTCAGGACACCAAAAAGAAACAGAACCAAAACCTTCGTTTTTCTTTTTATAACAAGCATTTTCTCGAGTGCAGCTTTTGCCTGGTACGGAGATTTTCCTTCTTTTTTAGCGGTGGCAACTTCGCTTTTATTATTAGGTTACCGCTCAAGAAACCGCAGGATGAAAATTCTTTTGCTTGTTCCGGTATTTGTAACGAATTGTTTTACCGAATTTTTCAGGATTTTAAATTTTGATGCCTGGCTTCCGAAAAGAAATGTTTCCGGGCTTTGGCAGAAAACACTGGCTTTTGTAATAATTCCTTTAATTCTGATTTCTGTTTTCTTTGGAATTTATTCCGCAGGAAGCGATCATTTTGCCGGCCTGTTTACAAATATTGAGCTTGATATCAATTTCTGGCAACTTTTGGCAATGATTGTTTTGGGATTTTTTATTGCCTTCAATTACTGGAATTTCGCTGTTGAACGATTTATCTACAAAAGCAACAGATTGCTGGATAATAATTTTGGAGAAAAAGATAAAATTCAGGAAGCGACTTATTCCTTTCTTGATCTGGATGCAGAGAGAATGAGCGGAGTTATTTCTTTATTCGCGCTGAATATTTTGCTGGTGTTTTTTATCGTTACTTACAATTATGAACAATTTTACGAATTCACAAAAACACCGGTTAAACTTTCCGAGGAAACGCATGAAAGAGTCAATGCCGTAATTATATCCATCATCATGTCGATTCTGGTCATTATGTTTTACTTCAAGTCCAGCTTCAATTTTGATCCGAAAGCCGGGCTTATGAAAATTTTAGCCAAAATCTGGATTTTTCTGAATGCTGTTCTCGTCATATCTGCTATGGTGAAGAATTCTGAATATATTATGAATTATGGTTTTACCTATAAAAGGTTGGGCGTTTATGCATTTTTAATTTTAGCGTTGATCGGGTTATTTACCACATTTATTAAAATTCAGAAACAAAAAAGAAATATTTTCCTTTTCAACACCATGGCCTGGTATATTTACGGGGTGATCCTCGTTTGCAGTTACATTAATTGGGGCGGAATAATCACTTTCGAAAATATGAAACGTAAGGATTTCAATGCAGAATACCATTTGAGGGAAATAAACTTCAGCGAAAAGCCTCTCCTGAAATATGCCGGAGAAAAAAGGAATTACCTTTTGAAATCTGAAATTTTGGAACTGGAAAGAGTAAAATTCCAGCAGAATGAAAAATTCCTTTCTAAAGTTCTGTATTACCAGAGTTTAAAATAAATTTTGAAAAAATTCTAAATGACAGATGATGTATTACAAATTAAATCAAATTTAAAATGATTAGAAAATTAAAAGAAATCGAAAGATTTGAAATCACTTTTTTGTTGGCTTTAATGACATTGTTTTGTTTTAGTCTTTCAGTTTTCAGATATTATATCAGTGATACGAAAGTGTTTTTGTTTCTCAACTGGAATTTGTTTCTTGCGTGGATCCCGTTTGTTATCAGCAGTTTTCTAATGCTTTTTAAGATCAGAAGTAAGCTGTCTGTTGTTGCAGCAATAGCAGTGTGGATTCTTTTCTTTCCGAATTCACCATATATTCTGACAGACCTTTTTCATCTGAAAAGCAGAAATTCCATACCGGTATGGTACGATTTGGTAGTTATTCTTTCTTATGCATGGACAGGATTGTTTTGTGGTTTTATAAGTCTTTTCGATATTGAAAAATTACTTTTAGCTTATTTTAAACAATCAACCATCAGGATCATCATCATTTCATTTTTATTCCTTACCGGGTTTGGTG comes from the Chryseobacterium nepalense genome and includes:
- a CDS encoding DUF4153 domain-containing protein: MKTHHYILLTTLLFIVVFYDQNVGLNLGIIGIIYAVLTLFRTPKRNRTKTFVFLFITSIFSSAAFAWYGDFPSFLAVATSLLLLGYRSRNRRMKILLLVPVFVTNCFTEFFRILNFDAWLPKRNVSGLWQKTLAFVIIPLILISVFFGIYSAGSDHFAGLFTNIELDINFWQLLAMIVLGFFIAFNYWNFAVERFIYKSNRLLDNNFGEKDKIQEATYSFLDLDAERMSGVISLFALNILLVFFIVTYNYEQFYEFTKTPVKLSEETHERVNAVIISIIMSILVIMFYFKSSFNFDPKAGLMKILAKIWIFLNAVLVISAMVKNSEYIMNYGFTYKRLGVYAFLILALIGLFTTFIKIQKQKRNIFLFNTMAWYIYGVILVCSYINWGGIITFENMKRKDFNAEYHLREINFSEKPLLKYAGEKRNYLLKSEILELERVKFQQNEKFLSKVLYYQSLK
- a CDS encoding DUF1361 domain-containing protein, with product MIRKLKEIERFEITFLLALMTLFCFSLSVFRYYISDTKVFLFLNWNLFLAWIPFVISSFLMLFKIRSKLSVVAAIAVWILFFPNSPYILTDLFHLKSRNSIPVWYDLVVILSYAWTGLFCGFISLFDIEKLLLAYFKQSTIRIIIISFLFLTGFGVYLGRFLRWNSWDVINNPFGLFNDILVRIVYPMNHAQTWGVTVFMGVMLNFMYFMMKSVKSIDRQTVAAKNQ